One Thermoanaerobacter uzonensis DSM 18761 genomic window, TTTGTCACTTTGAATCACCCTTTCAAAATAATGTCAAAGGGCTTTCATTTTTTATGATGAAAGCCCTATAATTTATTATTCAACCTCTACTTTTTTGCTGTTTTCCCATAGACCATGTATATTGCAATAACTTGTAGCATAAATTATACCTGATTTTTCAACTTTAAACTTTATAGTTATATCAGGCTCTGTAAAAACGCCGTATTCTCCATGGCTATTCATCACATAATTCCCTATTTCAACAGGGAATTTATCCCCTTCTCCATAAAAATAAACCTTCAGCCATTTAATATGGTGCTCTAATGTATTTGGATGAGGAATCTCCTCTCCAATATTAACTCTTAGTTCTACTATTTCTCCTTTTTTTACTTTGTCTTTTATATGTATTACAGGTACATGCTTTTCACCTTTCCAATCTCCACTTTGATATAATTCACCAAATTTACCCATATTAAACCCTCCTAATCATTTTTTATGAAACATTTCCATATTTTCCTGTAGTGTCTCTAAATCTTCCTCATGCTCAATTTCATCTTCTAATATTTCTAATATTAAATGATAAGTTACAGGGTCAACATCTTTCAATTCTGAAAGCATTTTATTATAAACTTCAATAGCACATTGCTCACCTTTAATATTTTGTTCTAACAATACTTTCACATCCGGATTATCTGGCACATCATATCCACAATTGGTCAGTTTATACCAATCTTCTGGCTTTACTACAGGAGTTCCCCCTAATTTGATAATGCGTTCAGCTATTTTTTCTGCGTGTTCTAATTCTTCACCTGCATGTTCTGAAAGTTCAGCTGCTACAGCTCCCCCCATAGGTCCTCTGACAACTTTGGCCCCTATCCAATATTGATAGTATGCTAACCACTCATCAGCAAAAGCTTTATTTAGAGCCTCAATAATTTTGTCTACATCTTTCCCCACTATTTCTCTTCCTTTTGTTCCCACGGAAATCTCCTCCTAAATTTTATTATTTTTAATTTATATTATTTTCACACATATTAGCTAAGTTATCAACTATATTAAAATCTTATTTTGTACTTTAATCCAACATTTTATTTTACTTCGTCTTTAGTTTCATTATACCATAGAATTATTAAAAATCAAAAAAACTTTTATAAATTTTTATTCGACAAAATATTACAAAATAATGATTTCTTTTTGAAAAATAGTTATGATATAATAATATAAAATGTTATTTAATAATAACTTAAGGAGAGGTGAAAAATGGATTACACAATTTTAATTGGTGGGGAAGCTGGACAAGGCATTGACACAACTGCAAATCTTCTAGCAAAGATTTTGAAAAGACACGGCTTTTATGTCTTTTCCAATAGCGATTACATGTCTAGAATTAGAGGTGGACATAATTTCATACAAATAAGATTTTCAGATATTCCTTTACATTCTCATATTTCAAAAAATGATATAATACTTGCGTTAAATAAAGAAACTATTGAAATCCATCGTAAAAACCTTTCTAAAACTGGTGTTATAATATGTGACAAAGATATTCCTTCAGATGGCATAAAAGAAAAAGCGTTGGCACTTCCTCTTTTGGAAACTGCAAAAGAACTAAAAAATCAAAAAATCTTTACAACAGTGGGATTAGGCGCTATTCTTAAATATTTCGATTTAGATTTTTCTATAGGAGAAAAAGCAATAAAAGAAGAGTTTAATAAAGATATAGCAGAACTCAATTTACAGGCCTTAAAAAGAGGCTATGCCCTTATTGATGCAAAAATTTCTTTAAAAGCATCAGAAGATAAAAATATACTAATAAATGGAAATCAATCTGTGGCCTTAGGTGCAATTTCTGCTGGATGTAAATTTTACTGTGGATATCCCATGACCCCTTCTACTGGAATACTCTCCTTTATGTCCTATCACTCTAATGAAATGGGAATAGCAGTAGAGCAAGTGGAAGACGAAATAGCAGCTCTTAATATGGCATTGGGTGCTTCCTATGCTGGTGTTAGAGCTATGACAGGTTCCTCAGGTGGTGGTTTTGCACTAATGGTAGAAGCTCTTAGTCTAGCTGGAATGATTGAAGTCCCTGTGGTAGTTATTGACGTGCAAAGACCTGCACCAGCAACGGGTTTCCCTACTAGGACCGAACAGGCTGATTTGCAATTTGTAATACACGCAGGGCACGGTGAATTTGCAAGAATGGTAATTGCTTTAAGAGATGTAGAAGATGCCTTTTACCAAACGGCAAGAGCTTTTAATATAGCCGAAAAATATCAGATTCCTGTTTTACTTTTAAGTGACCAACACTTAGCAGATAGCTTAAAAACTGTAAAGCCTTTTGATTTTGATAAAATCACCATAGAAAGGCATATATCTGGAGAAGAAGCCATAACAGAGGAAGAGTATAAAAGATACAAAATAACGCAAACAGGTATATCTCCCCGCATATTGCCTGGAAAAATACCTGGACAAATCGTTTTAGTAGATAGCGATGAACATGATGAATGGGGACACATAACAGAAAGCGCTGTTATAAGAAAATCTATGGTAGAAAAAAGACTTAGAAAATTTGAATATTTAAAAAATGAAATACAGGAGCCTTGGTTTATAGGAAAAGAAAATCCTGAAAATTTAGTAATAGGCTGGGGTTCGACTTATGGTGCAATAAAAGAAGCTGTTGAGAATCTGGTTGATGAAGGAATCTCCGTAGGAGCCTTAATATTTGGCGATATATGGCCTTTACCGACACAAAGACTTTTAGAGTTAAGCAAAAACGCTAAAAAAATAATAGATATAGAACAAAATGCTACAGCTCAGCTTGAAAGTTTGATTAGGCAAGAAGCTCTTATAAAAGCAACTCACAAAATTTTAAAATATGATGGCCGTCCTTTTAGTAGTGATGAAGTATACGAAAAAATAAAGGAGGTACTCTCATGAAATGCGAATATAAGCTTTATGACCCCTCTTGGTGCCCTGGCTGTGGAAACTATATGATAAGAACTGCATTAAAACAAGCTTTGGAAGATTTAGAATTAGAACCTCATGAGGTGGTTTTAGTTACAGGGATAGGTCAAGGAGCAAAAATGCCCCACTATATAAAAGTAAATGGATTTAATGGCTTACATGGAAGAGCTTTGCCTCCAGCCATCGGAATAAAGTTAGCAAATAAAAATTTAAAAGTAATTGTAGAATCCGGTGATGGTGATACATATGGAGAAGGTGGCAACCACTTTATACATGCAATAAGAAGAAATATAGATATTGCCCACTTTGTACACGATAACCAAATATATGGCTTGACAAAAGGTCAAGCTTCACCAACAACTGCCAAGGGTCAAAAAACTACTCTGCAATTTGACGGAGTAAAGTTAGAACCTTTAAATCCTCTAGCTTTAGCCTTGACTATGGGAGCAGGATTTGTAGCAAGAGGTTTCTCTGGAGATATCCCCCATCTTGTAAATCTAATGAAAGAGGCAATATTATATAAAGGCTATGCTCTACTGGATATTCTTCAGCCTTGTGTTGTCTGGAATAAAGTTAATACTTTTGCTTGGTATAAAGAAAGAGTATATCATCTACCAGAAGATTACGACTACACAAATAAAGAAGAAGCCCTTAAAAAAGCAATGGAATTTGGAGATAAAATTCCAATAGGTATAATTTACAAAGTCGAAAAGGAAACTTATGAA contains:
- a CDS encoding class II SORL domain-containing protein, producing MGKFGELYQSGDWKGEKHVPVIHIKDKVKKGEIVELRVNIGEEIPHPNTLEHHIKWLKVYFYGEGDKFPVEIGNYVMNSHGEYGVFTEPDITIKFKVEKSGIIYATSYCNIHGLWENSKKVEVE
- a CDS encoding ferritin-like domain-containing protein, encoding MGTKGREIVGKDVDKIIEALNKAFADEWLAYYQYWIGAKVVRGPMGGAVAAELSEHAGEELEHAEKIAERIIKLGGTPVVKPEDWYKLTNCGYDVPDNPDVKVLLEQNIKGEQCAIEVYNKMLSELKDVDPVTYHLILEILEDEIEHEEDLETLQENMEMFHKK
- a CDS encoding 2-oxoacid:acceptor oxidoreductase subunit alpha, translating into MDYTILIGGEAGQGIDTTANLLAKILKRHGFYVFSNSDYMSRIRGGHNFIQIRFSDIPLHSHISKNDIILALNKETIEIHRKNLSKTGVIICDKDIPSDGIKEKALALPLLETAKELKNQKIFTTVGLGAILKYFDLDFSIGEKAIKEEFNKDIAELNLQALKRGYALIDAKISLKASEDKNILINGNQSVALGAISAGCKFYCGYPMTPSTGILSFMSYHSNEMGIAVEQVEDEIAALNMALGASYAGVRAMTGSSGGGFALMVEALSLAGMIEVPVVVIDVQRPAPATGFPTRTEQADLQFVIHAGHGEFARMVIALRDVEDAFYQTARAFNIAEKYQIPVLLLSDQHLADSLKTVKPFDFDKITIERHISGEEAITEEEYKRYKITQTGISPRILPGKIPGQIVLVDSDEHDEWGHITESAVIRKSMVEKRLRKFEYLKNEIQEPWFIGKENPENLVIGWGSTYGAIKEAVENLVDEGISVGALIFGDIWPLPTQRLLELSKNAKKIIDIEQNATAQLESLIRQEALIKATHKILKYDGRPFSSDEVYEKIKEVLS
- a CDS encoding 2-oxoacid:ferredoxin oxidoreductase subunit beta; translated protein: MKCEYKLYDPSWCPGCGNYMIRTALKQALEDLELEPHEVVLVTGIGQGAKMPHYIKVNGFNGLHGRALPPAIGIKLANKNLKVIVESGDGDTYGEGGNHFIHAIRRNIDIAHFVHDNQIYGLTKGQASPTTAKGQKTTLQFDGVKLEPLNPLALALTMGAGFVARGFSGDIPHLVNLMKEAILYKGYALLDILQPCVVWNKVNTFAWYKERVYHLPEDYDYTNKEEALKKAMEFGDKIPIGIIYKVEKETYEEKFDFIKNGPPLVDVELNPKNTEKLIKEFV